One stretch of Paroedura picta isolate Pp20150507F chromosome 13, Ppicta_v3.0, whole genome shotgun sequence DNA includes these proteins:
- the SSH1 gene encoding protein phosphatase Slingshot homolog 1 isoform X1 has product MALVTLQRSPTPSAASSSASNSELEVGSDEERKLNLSLSESFFMVKGAALFLQQGNSPQGPRSLPHPHKHAGDLPQHLQVMINLLRCEDRIKLAVRLESAWADRVRYMVVVYSMGRQDTEENILLGVDFSSKESKSCTIGMVLRLWSDTKMHLDGDGGFSVSTAGRMHIFKPVSVQAMWSALQILHKACEVARRYNYFPGGLALVWATYYESCIASDQSCINEWNAMQDLESTRPDSPALYVDKPTERERAERLIKAKLRSIMMSKDLENVTSKEIRNELEKQMSCNLKEFKEFIDNEMLLILGQMDKPSLIFDHLYLGSEWNASNLEELRGSGVDYILNVTREIDNFFPGLFAYHNIRVYDEETTDLLAHWNEAYHFINKAKKNRSKCLVHCKMGVSRSASTVIAYAMKEFGWSLEKAYNYVRQKRSIARPNAGFMRQLLEYEGILDASKQRHNKLWKQQSDDRLPQNSDGSSSSDAFLMENLEVDLDLPCQPTCVDPRVNQEAVSFHYCFRRLSDSLPGNRESFFQVEDTERDVLLEEADVAADLHFPGFSEKAEVEKLKGKERAEVSDLGEKPAKKKSEISLLKDVAMPSLAVTEEEAPQVEKPIERWKRRSSVQEEESRLNCENLNNNNSKRSCPEDFEHDAIFGILNKVKPSYQSCASCMYSSASTSAEAFGESCENLHPVPPCHNSTVCTQPSFLSHGAPVFLEQALHQSPPLAIRGAKANALPLELVESNLQDDDAGKPLASWPFETLEKTKDIPKTLAAALPGQRNSLCDRNALFSEVLKEDSSPRKEVRQTKDLKYLLFSKDLDKPPNNSYLMQHQESLIQLQKAGLVRKHTKELERLKSLPSDTVGQAKESLGSSTEAAIPEETPDLVAQQHPLPLRELPQDKENNPEKLQKTFLAAGVSQKTSTPIFCKADHMSSFTKDFLKTICYTPSSSRSSNLTRSSSSDSLHSVRGKPGLVKQRTQEIETRLRLAGLTVSSPLKRSNSLAKLGSLNLSSDDLSSDVEASALTDLKEAKLSEASVPCNLRSTLKNTELGPRLSGESTVGKLKSTLGEGKS; this is encoded by the exons ATGGCGCTGGTCACCCTGCAGCGCTCGCCCACCCCcagcgccgcctcctcctcggcCAGCAACAGCGAG ctggaggttggcagcgaTGAAGAACGAAAACTGAACCTGAG cCTAAGCGAAAGCTTTTTTATGGTGAAAGGCGCTGCTTTATTTCTCCAGCAAGGCAACAGTCCGCAGGGCCCTCGGAGTCTTCCGCACCCTCACAAACATGCAG GTGACTTGCCGCAGCACCTCCAAGTGATGATCAACCTTCTTCGGTGTGAAGACAGAATCAAACTG gctgtgcGTTTAGAAAGTGCCTGGGCAGACCGAGTGAGGTACATGGTGGTGGTCTACAGCATGGGGCGCCAAGATACGGAGGAGAACATCCTGCTGGGAGTGGACTTTTCCAGCAAAGAGAG CAAAAGCTGTACCATAGGGATGGTTCTGCGCCTGTGGAGTGACACGAAGATGCACTTAGATGGCGATGG tGGATTCAGCGTCAGCACTGCAGGGAGGATGCATATCTTCAAGCCGGTCTCTGTGCAAGCCATGTG GTCTGCCCTGCAGATCCTCCACAAGGCTTGCGAGGTTGCTCGGCGGTACAACTACTTCCCGGGAGGGTTGGCGCTGGTCTGGGCCACCTACTATGAGAGCTGCATTGCCTCTGACCAGAGCTGCATCAACGAGTGGAATGCCATGCAGGACCTGGAGTCGACTCGCCCGGATTCACCGGCGCTATACGTGGACAA GCCAACGGAGCGGGAGCGGGCTGAACGCCTCATCAAGGCCAAACTGCGGAGTATAATGATGAGCAAAGATCTGGAAAATGTGACCTCTAAGGAA ATACGGAATGAGCTGGAGAAACAGATGAGCTGCAACCTGAAAGAATTCAAGGAGTTCATTGACAACGAGATGCTGCTTATCCTTGGGCAGATGGACAAGCCCTCCCTCATTTTTGATCATCTGTACCTG GGCTCTGAATGGAATGCCTCCAACCTGGAGGAACTCCGGGGCTCCGG TGTCGACTACATCTTAAACGTCACCAGGGAGATCGATAACTTCTTCCCTGGCTTGTTTGCGTACCACAACATCCGAGTCTACGATGAAGAGACAACGGACCTTCTTGCCCACTGGAATGAGGCATACCACTTTATAAATAAGGCCAA GAAAAATCGCTCCAAGTGTCTGGTCCATTGCAAGATGGGCGTGAGTCGCTCTGCCTCTACAGTCATAGCCTATGCCATGAAGGAATTTGGCTGGTCCTTGGAAAAAGCCTACAATTATGTGAGGCAGAAGCGCAGCATCGCGAGGCCAAACGCCGGCTTCATGAGGCAGCTCTTGGAATACGAAGGCATTTTGGATGCCAG TAAACAGCGTCACAACAAGCTGTGGAAGCAGCAGTCAGACGACCGCCTCCCCCAGAACTCAGATGGTTCCAGCAGTTCTGATGCCTTCCTGATGGAGAACCTCGAGGTTGACCTTGACCTTCCTTGCCAGCCTACGTGTGTAGATCCAAGAGTGAACCAGGAAGCTGTGAGCTTCCATTACTGCTTCCGACGCCTCTCTGACTCTCTGCCTGGTAACAGGGAATCCTTTTTCCAGGTAGAGGACACAGAGAGAGACGTGCTTCTGGAGGAGGCTGATGTGGCAGCAGATCTCCACTTTCCAGGCTTCTCAGAAAAGGCTGAGGTGGAAAAATTGAAAGGCAAGGAGAGGGCAGAGGTCTCTGACCTCGGAGAGAAACCGGCCAAGAAGAAATCTGAGATCAGCCTCCTGAAAGATGTGGCCATGCCCAGTCTTGCTGTCACAGAAGAGGAAGCCCCCCAAGTGGAGAAGCCCATTGAAAGGTGGAAGCGGCGCTCCTctgtgcaggaggaggagagcaggctGAACTGTGAGaacctgaacaacaacaacagcaagaggAGCTGCCCGGAGGATTTTGAG CATGATGCCATCTTTGGGATCCTCAACAAAGTGAAACCTTCCTACCAGTCGTGTGCCAGCTGCATGTATTCCTCAGCCAGCACCTCTGCAGAAGCCTTCGGGGAATCGTGTGAGAATCTGCATCCGGTTCCTCCGTGCCACAATTCCACTGTCTGCACGCAGCCCTCATTCCTCTCCCACGGGGCGCCTGTGTTTTTAGAACAGGCACTTCACCAGTCACCTCCTTTGGCCATCCGTGGGGCTAAAGCCAATGCCTTGCCTTTGGAGCTGGTGGAGAGTAACTTGCAGGACGATGATGCTGGGAAACCTTTAGCCAGTTGGCCGTTTGAAACTCTGGAGAAGACCAAAGATATCCCCAAAACCCTGGCTGCGGCCTTGCCTGGTCAGAGGAATTCTCTCTGTGATAGGAATGCCCTCTTCAGCGAAGTCCTGAAAGAGGACTCTTCTCCAAGAAAAGAGGTCAGACAGACCAAGGACCTGAAGTACTTGCTGTTCAGTAAAGATTTAGACAAACCGCCCAACAACAGTTACTTGATGCAGCATCAGGAGTCGCTGATTCAGCTGCAGAAAGCAGGATTGGTTCGGAAGCATACCAAAGAACTAGAGCGCTTGAAGAGCCTTCCCTCGGACACAGTGGGGCAGGCCAAGGAATCTCTGGGGAGCTCAACTGAGGCTGCCATCCCCGAGGAGACTCCTGACTTAGTGGCTCAGCAGCATCCACTCCCTCTTCGAGAACTGCCACAAGACAAAGAAAACAATcctgagaagctgcagaaaacCTTCCTTGCCGCAGGGGTGTCCCAGAAAACCTCCACGCCCATCTTCTGCAAAGCTGACCACATGAGCAGTTTCACCAAGGACTTCCTGAAGACCATTTGCTACACGCCGTCCTCTTCGAGGAGCTCCAACCTCACGCGGAGTTCCAGCAGTGACAGCCTCCACAGCGTGCGAGGGAAGCCTGGCCTGGTCAAGCAGCGGACCCAGGAGATAGAAACCAGGCTGCGGCTGGCTGGGCTGACGGTCTCGTCTCCGCTGAAGCGCTCCAACTCTCTTGCCAAGCTCGGGAGTCTGAACCTGTCCTCAGATGACTTGAGCAGCGATGTGGAGGCATCCGCATTGACAGACCTGAAGGAGGCCAAACTGAGCGAAGCTTCGGTGCCCTGCAACTTACGGTCCACTCTGAAGAATACAGAATTGGGCCCCAGGCTGTCGGGGGAATCCACCGTGGGGAAGCTGAAGAGCActcttggggaggggaaaagttgA
- the SSH1 gene encoding protein phosphatase Slingshot homolog 1 isoform X2 — protein sequence MNLSGLADFCLSLGPARCFCCSKKSRPKYLSESFFMVKGAALFLQQGNSPQGPRSLPHPHKHAGDLPQHLQVMINLLRCEDRIKLAVRLESAWADRVRYMVVVYSMGRQDTEENILLGVDFSSKESKSCTIGMVLRLWSDTKMHLDGDGGFSVSTAGRMHIFKPVSVQAMWSALQILHKACEVARRYNYFPGGLALVWATYYESCIASDQSCINEWNAMQDLESTRPDSPALYVDKPTERERAERLIKAKLRSIMMSKDLENVTSKEIRNELEKQMSCNLKEFKEFIDNEMLLILGQMDKPSLIFDHLYLGSEWNASNLEELRGSGVDYILNVTREIDNFFPGLFAYHNIRVYDEETTDLLAHWNEAYHFINKAKKNRSKCLVHCKMGVSRSASTVIAYAMKEFGWSLEKAYNYVRQKRSIARPNAGFMRQLLEYEGILDASKQRHNKLWKQQSDDRLPQNSDGSSSSDAFLMENLEVDLDLPCQPTCVDPRVNQEAVSFHYCFRRLSDSLPGNRESFFQVEDTERDVLLEEADVAADLHFPGFSEKAEVEKLKGKERAEVSDLGEKPAKKKSEISLLKDVAMPSLAVTEEEAPQVEKPIERWKRRSSVQEEESRLNCENLNNNNSKRSCPEDFEHDAIFGILNKVKPSYQSCASCMYSSASTSAEAFGESCENLHPVPPCHNSTVCTQPSFLSHGAPVFLEQALHQSPPLAIRGAKANALPLELVESNLQDDDAGKPLASWPFETLEKTKDIPKTLAAALPGQRNSLCDRNALFSEVLKEDSSPRKEVRQTKDLKYLLFSKDLDKPPNNSYLMQHQESLIQLQKAGLVRKHTKELERLKSLPSDTVGQAKESLGSSTEAAIPEETPDLVAQQHPLPLRELPQDKENNPEKLQKTFLAAGVSQKTSTPIFCKADHMSSFTKDFLKTICYTPSSSRSSNLTRSSSSDSLHSVRGKPGLVKQRTQEIETRLRLAGLTVSSPLKRSNSLAKLGSLNLSSDDLSSDVEASALTDLKEAKLSEASVPCNLRSTLKNTELGPRLSGESTVGKLKSTLGEGKS from the exons ATGAACCTTTCTGGTTTAGCTGACTTCTGCCTGTCTCTTGGACCAGCGCGATGCTTCTGCTGTTCAAAGAAATCCCGTCCAAAGTA cCTAAGCGAAAGCTTTTTTATGGTGAAAGGCGCTGCTTTATTTCTCCAGCAAGGCAACAGTCCGCAGGGCCCTCGGAGTCTTCCGCACCCTCACAAACATGCAG GTGACTTGCCGCAGCACCTCCAAGTGATGATCAACCTTCTTCGGTGTGAAGACAGAATCAAACTG gctgtgcGTTTAGAAAGTGCCTGGGCAGACCGAGTGAGGTACATGGTGGTGGTCTACAGCATGGGGCGCCAAGATACGGAGGAGAACATCCTGCTGGGAGTGGACTTTTCCAGCAAAGAGAG CAAAAGCTGTACCATAGGGATGGTTCTGCGCCTGTGGAGTGACACGAAGATGCACTTAGATGGCGATGG tGGATTCAGCGTCAGCACTGCAGGGAGGATGCATATCTTCAAGCCGGTCTCTGTGCAAGCCATGTG GTCTGCCCTGCAGATCCTCCACAAGGCTTGCGAGGTTGCTCGGCGGTACAACTACTTCCCGGGAGGGTTGGCGCTGGTCTGGGCCACCTACTATGAGAGCTGCATTGCCTCTGACCAGAGCTGCATCAACGAGTGGAATGCCATGCAGGACCTGGAGTCGACTCGCCCGGATTCACCGGCGCTATACGTGGACAA GCCAACGGAGCGGGAGCGGGCTGAACGCCTCATCAAGGCCAAACTGCGGAGTATAATGATGAGCAAAGATCTGGAAAATGTGACCTCTAAGGAA ATACGGAATGAGCTGGAGAAACAGATGAGCTGCAACCTGAAAGAATTCAAGGAGTTCATTGACAACGAGATGCTGCTTATCCTTGGGCAGATGGACAAGCCCTCCCTCATTTTTGATCATCTGTACCTG GGCTCTGAATGGAATGCCTCCAACCTGGAGGAACTCCGGGGCTCCGG TGTCGACTACATCTTAAACGTCACCAGGGAGATCGATAACTTCTTCCCTGGCTTGTTTGCGTACCACAACATCCGAGTCTACGATGAAGAGACAACGGACCTTCTTGCCCACTGGAATGAGGCATACCACTTTATAAATAAGGCCAA GAAAAATCGCTCCAAGTGTCTGGTCCATTGCAAGATGGGCGTGAGTCGCTCTGCCTCTACAGTCATAGCCTATGCCATGAAGGAATTTGGCTGGTCCTTGGAAAAAGCCTACAATTATGTGAGGCAGAAGCGCAGCATCGCGAGGCCAAACGCCGGCTTCATGAGGCAGCTCTTGGAATACGAAGGCATTTTGGATGCCAG TAAACAGCGTCACAACAAGCTGTGGAAGCAGCAGTCAGACGACCGCCTCCCCCAGAACTCAGATGGTTCCAGCAGTTCTGATGCCTTCCTGATGGAGAACCTCGAGGTTGACCTTGACCTTCCTTGCCAGCCTACGTGTGTAGATCCAAGAGTGAACCAGGAAGCTGTGAGCTTCCATTACTGCTTCCGACGCCTCTCTGACTCTCTGCCTGGTAACAGGGAATCCTTTTTCCAGGTAGAGGACACAGAGAGAGACGTGCTTCTGGAGGAGGCTGATGTGGCAGCAGATCTCCACTTTCCAGGCTTCTCAGAAAAGGCTGAGGTGGAAAAATTGAAAGGCAAGGAGAGGGCAGAGGTCTCTGACCTCGGAGAGAAACCGGCCAAGAAGAAATCTGAGATCAGCCTCCTGAAAGATGTGGCCATGCCCAGTCTTGCTGTCACAGAAGAGGAAGCCCCCCAAGTGGAGAAGCCCATTGAAAGGTGGAAGCGGCGCTCCTctgtgcaggaggaggagagcaggctGAACTGTGAGaacctgaacaacaacaacagcaagaggAGCTGCCCGGAGGATTTTGAG CATGATGCCATCTTTGGGATCCTCAACAAAGTGAAACCTTCCTACCAGTCGTGTGCCAGCTGCATGTATTCCTCAGCCAGCACCTCTGCAGAAGCCTTCGGGGAATCGTGTGAGAATCTGCATCCGGTTCCTCCGTGCCACAATTCCACTGTCTGCACGCAGCCCTCATTCCTCTCCCACGGGGCGCCTGTGTTTTTAGAACAGGCACTTCACCAGTCACCTCCTTTGGCCATCCGTGGGGCTAAAGCCAATGCCTTGCCTTTGGAGCTGGTGGAGAGTAACTTGCAGGACGATGATGCTGGGAAACCTTTAGCCAGTTGGCCGTTTGAAACTCTGGAGAAGACCAAAGATATCCCCAAAACCCTGGCTGCGGCCTTGCCTGGTCAGAGGAATTCTCTCTGTGATAGGAATGCCCTCTTCAGCGAAGTCCTGAAAGAGGACTCTTCTCCAAGAAAAGAGGTCAGACAGACCAAGGACCTGAAGTACTTGCTGTTCAGTAAAGATTTAGACAAACCGCCCAACAACAGTTACTTGATGCAGCATCAGGAGTCGCTGATTCAGCTGCAGAAAGCAGGATTGGTTCGGAAGCATACCAAAGAACTAGAGCGCTTGAAGAGCCTTCCCTCGGACACAGTGGGGCAGGCCAAGGAATCTCTGGGGAGCTCAACTGAGGCTGCCATCCCCGAGGAGACTCCTGACTTAGTGGCTCAGCAGCATCCACTCCCTCTTCGAGAACTGCCACAAGACAAAGAAAACAATcctgagaagctgcagaaaacCTTCCTTGCCGCAGGGGTGTCCCAGAAAACCTCCACGCCCATCTTCTGCAAAGCTGACCACATGAGCAGTTTCACCAAGGACTTCCTGAAGACCATTTGCTACACGCCGTCCTCTTCGAGGAGCTCCAACCTCACGCGGAGTTCCAGCAGTGACAGCCTCCACAGCGTGCGAGGGAAGCCTGGCCTGGTCAAGCAGCGGACCCAGGAGATAGAAACCAGGCTGCGGCTGGCTGGGCTGACGGTCTCGTCTCCGCTGAAGCGCTCCAACTCTCTTGCCAAGCTCGGGAGTCTGAACCTGTCCTCAGATGACTTGAGCAGCGATGTGGAGGCATCCGCATTGACAGACCTGAAGGAGGCCAAACTGAGCGAAGCTTCGGTGCCCTGCAACTTACGGTCCACTCTGAAGAATACAGAATTGGGCCCCAGGCTGTCGGGGGAATCCACCGTGGGGAAGCTGAAGAGCActcttggggaggggaaaagttgA
- the SSH1 gene encoding protein phosphatase Slingshot homolog 1 isoform X3 produces the protein MVKGAALFLQQGNSPQGPRSLPHPHKHAGDLPQHLQVMINLLRCEDRIKLAVRLESAWADRVRYMVVVYSMGRQDTEENILLGVDFSSKESKSCTIGMVLRLWSDTKMHLDGDGGFSVSTAGRMHIFKPVSVQAMWSALQILHKACEVARRYNYFPGGLALVWATYYESCIASDQSCINEWNAMQDLESTRPDSPALYVDKPTERERAERLIKAKLRSIMMSKDLENVTSKEIRNELEKQMSCNLKEFKEFIDNEMLLILGQMDKPSLIFDHLYLGSEWNASNLEELRGSGVDYILNVTREIDNFFPGLFAYHNIRVYDEETTDLLAHWNEAYHFINKAKKNRSKCLVHCKMGVSRSASTVIAYAMKEFGWSLEKAYNYVRQKRSIARPNAGFMRQLLEYEGILDASKQRHNKLWKQQSDDRLPQNSDGSSSSDAFLMENLEVDLDLPCQPTCVDPRVNQEAVSFHYCFRRLSDSLPGNRESFFQVEDTERDVLLEEADVAADLHFPGFSEKAEVEKLKGKERAEVSDLGEKPAKKKSEISLLKDVAMPSLAVTEEEAPQVEKPIERWKRRSSVQEEESRLNCENLNNNNSKRSCPEDFEHDAIFGILNKVKPSYQSCASCMYSSASTSAEAFGESCENLHPVPPCHNSTVCTQPSFLSHGAPVFLEQALHQSPPLAIRGAKANALPLELVESNLQDDDAGKPLASWPFETLEKTKDIPKTLAAALPGQRNSLCDRNALFSEVLKEDSSPRKEVRQTKDLKYLLFSKDLDKPPNNSYLMQHQESLIQLQKAGLVRKHTKELERLKSLPSDTVGQAKESLGSSTEAAIPEETPDLVAQQHPLPLRELPQDKENNPEKLQKTFLAAGVSQKTSTPIFCKADHMSSFTKDFLKTICYTPSSSRSSNLTRSSSSDSLHSVRGKPGLVKQRTQEIETRLRLAGLTVSSPLKRSNSLAKLGSLNLSSDDLSSDVEASALTDLKEAKLSEASVPCNLRSTLKNTELGPRLSGESTVGKLKSTLGEGKS, from the exons ATGGTGAAAGGCGCTGCTTTATTTCTCCAGCAAGGCAACAGTCCGCAGGGCCCTCGGAGTCTTCCGCACCCTCACAAACATGCAG GTGACTTGCCGCAGCACCTCCAAGTGATGATCAACCTTCTTCGGTGTGAAGACAGAATCAAACTG gctgtgcGTTTAGAAAGTGCCTGGGCAGACCGAGTGAGGTACATGGTGGTGGTCTACAGCATGGGGCGCCAAGATACGGAGGAGAACATCCTGCTGGGAGTGGACTTTTCCAGCAAAGAGAG CAAAAGCTGTACCATAGGGATGGTTCTGCGCCTGTGGAGTGACACGAAGATGCACTTAGATGGCGATGG tGGATTCAGCGTCAGCACTGCAGGGAGGATGCATATCTTCAAGCCGGTCTCTGTGCAAGCCATGTG GTCTGCCCTGCAGATCCTCCACAAGGCTTGCGAGGTTGCTCGGCGGTACAACTACTTCCCGGGAGGGTTGGCGCTGGTCTGGGCCACCTACTATGAGAGCTGCATTGCCTCTGACCAGAGCTGCATCAACGAGTGGAATGCCATGCAGGACCTGGAGTCGACTCGCCCGGATTCACCGGCGCTATACGTGGACAA GCCAACGGAGCGGGAGCGGGCTGAACGCCTCATCAAGGCCAAACTGCGGAGTATAATGATGAGCAAAGATCTGGAAAATGTGACCTCTAAGGAA ATACGGAATGAGCTGGAGAAACAGATGAGCTGCAACCTGAAAGAATTCAAGGAGTTCATTGACAACGAGATGCTGCTTATCCTTGGGCAGATGGACAAGCCCTCCCTCATTTTTGATCATCTGTACCTG GGCTCTGAATGGAATGCCTCCAACCTGGAGGAACTCCGGGGCTCCGG TGTCGACTACATCTTAAACGTCACCAGGGAGATCGATAACTTCTTCCCTGGCTTGTTTGCGTACCACAACATCCGAGTCTACGATGAAGAGACAACGGACCTTCTTGCCCACTGGAATGAGGCATACCACTTTATAAATAAGGCCAA GAAAAATCGCTCCAAGTGTCTGGTCCATTGCAAGATGGGCGTGAGTCGCTCTGCCTCTACAGTCATAGCCTATGCCATGAAGGAATTTGGCTGGTCCTTGGAAAAAGCCTACAATTATGTGAGGCAGAAGCGCAGCATCGCGAGGCCAAACGCCGGCTTCATGAGGCAGCTCTTGGAATACGAAGGCATTTTGGATGCCAG TAAACAGCGTCACAACAAGCTGTGGAAGCAGCAGTCAGACGACCGCCTCCCCCAGAACTCAGATGGTTCCAGCAGTTCTGATGCCTTCCTGATGGAGAACCTCGAGGTTGACCTTGACCTTCCTTGCCAGCCTACGTGTGTAGATCCAAGAGTGAACCAGGAAGCTGTGAGCTTCCATTACTGCTTCCGACGCCTCTCTGACTCTCTGCCTGGTAACAGGGAATCCTTTTTCCAGGTAGAGGACACAGAGAGAGACGTGCTTCTGGAGGAGGCTGATGTGGCAGCAGATCTCCACTTTCCAGGCTTCTCAGAAAAGGCTGAGGTGGAAAAATTGAAAGGCAAGGAGAGGGCAGAGGTCTCTGACCTCGGAGAGAAACCGGCCAAGAAGAAATCTGAGATCAGCCTCCTGAAAGATGTGGCCATGCCCAGTCTTGCTGTCACAGAAGAGGAAGCCCCCCAAGTGGAGAAGCCCATTGAAAGGTGGAAGCGGCGCTCCTctgtgcaggaggaggagagcaggctGAACTGTGAGaacctgaacaacaacaacagcaagaggAGCTGCCCGGAGGATTTTGAG CATGATGCCATCTTTGGGATCCTCAACAAAGTGAAACCTTCCTACCAGTCGTGTGCCAGCTGCATGTATTCCTCAGCCAGCACCTCTGCAGAAGCCTTCGGGGAATCGTGTGAGAATCTGCATCCGGTTCCTCCGTGCCACAATTCCACTGTCTGCACGCAGCCCTCATTCCTCTCCCACGGGGCGCCTGTGTTTTTAGAACAGGCACTTCACCAGTCACCTCCTTTGGCCATCCGTGGGGCTAAAGCCAATGCCTTGCCTTTGGAGCTGGTGGAGAGTAACTTGCAGGACGATGATGCTGGGAAACCTTTAGCCAGTTGGCCGTTTGAAACTCTGGAGAAGACCAAAGATATCCCCAAAACCCTGGCTGCGGCCTTGCCTGGTCAGAGGAATTCTCTCTGTGATAGGAATGCCCTCTTCAGCGAAGTCCTGAAAGAGGACTCTTCTCCAAGAAAAGAGGTCAGACAGACCAAGGACCTGAAGTACTTGCTGTTCAGTAAAGATTTAGACAAACCGCCCAACAACAGTTACTTGATGCAGCATCAGGAGTCGCTGATTCAGCTGCAGAAAGCAGGATTGGTTCGGAAGCATACCAAAGAACTAGAGCGCTTGAAGAGCCTTCCCTCGGACACAGTGGGGCAGGCCAAGGAATCTCTGGGGAGCTCAACTGAGGCTGCCATCCCCGAGGAGACTCCTGACTTAGTGGCTCAGCAGCATCCACTCCCTCTTCGAGAACTGCCACAAGACAAAGAAAACAATcctgagaagctgcagaaaacCTTCCTTGCCGCAGGGGTGTCCCAGAAAACCTCCACGCCCATCTTCTGCAAAGCTGACCACATGAGCAGTTTCACCAAGGACTTCCTGAAGACCATTTGCTACACGCCGTCCTCTTCGAGGAGCTCCAACCTCACGCGGAGTTCCAGCAGTGACAGCCTCCACAGCGTGCGAGGGAAGCCTGGCCTGGTCAAGCAGCGGACCCAGGAGATAGAAACCAGGCTGCGGCTGGCTGGGCTGACGGTCTCGTCTCCGCTGAAGCGCTCCAACTCTCTTGCCAAGCTCGGGAGTCTGAACCTGTCCTCAGATGACTTGAGCAGCGATGTGGAGGCATCCGCATTGACAGACCTGAAGGAGGCCAAACTGAGCGAAGCTTCGGTGCCCTGCAACTTACGGTCCACTCTGAAGAATACAGAATTGGGCCCCAGGCTGTCGGGGGAATCCACCGTGGGGAAGCTGAAGAGCActcttggggaggggaaaagttgA